From one Sphingomonas sp. BT-65 genomic stretch:
- a CDS encoding DUF4157 domain-containing protein, with the protein MRAFPGRSVFRPGVGPAVPAPAPAETQAQPVRDRPPADRWLAFLTGQGVHPKLAVSTPGDADEREADALADRVMRMTAPAPGPLPVSATNGAALARACCASCEADDDETPIARKAADGGGVAQRSAHSAAAAVANGGAPLASAERAFFEPRFGHDLSGVRIHTDARAAQAARGINALAYTHGQNIAFAPGHYRPGTSEGRRLLAHELAHTLQHSGGAPLLGGHADTPGAMTIRRQTADTIYRQCPPPEMRRGGAAGCGICMGGNFGAIGAIVHQLIQYQFFFADPTLVPSGPGMELVVPTVPEGDTPPFNPEVDLSRISDWHGLRTIEIAEIKPFDDAGVQIEEARHKLDDYGRELREGGLFDDVRLLEAPPPAPFPLAEPTRPPGCPPQMIHVCQIEPGIYQYYCSPSWAEAQRNPACRCGRRERRERERERVRDRVREPYDVPIAPPVGVPDAPGVPEGHRPPVGVPDTPIPVNPPVVVPAPPVTVPEGPVSVPEGPVEVPEGPVSVPEGPVEVPEGPVSVPDGPIWLPGWDGEPANDNVEAGDEGMQEAARVALAATAAAAALWAIRRLGGAAARRFLAPLEAAALAALVIFYSDRAEAGVGPGDSPLESLFDAMEQDGIPIDDEMRARIEADPALRDALENAARSGDLTEAQRAIAQRTMEIIAENPDAFSDEDLRILAEGMEAATNSDPATQPTVESLRRAIEARRRGEPIGPIIDQGLQDAREGVSRAPEAEPDPASSEAEGGVSEPVPEPAPETPAEPLPIPQEYRDRLAATPERERLFREMTAHHDGLPLTDAMIERFLATVPEDLTAEQADALIDRVVAALDATEDEIFAQLEQAVAEVRAATPDEPGEVIEAPAPGPVPEAPAPEEPAPVPAETAPAEPDAAPAPRGLTEAQLTRLREFIAGNPRPGRISPLPSAENRVPHHRFTRLVAMAAGDGTLVAGFMTMRITTVRSVNDFDVIMSPTVFYRADGRRRGIWPPTPTSTDIQGE; encoded by the coding sequence ATGCGCGCCTTCCCCGGTCGATCCGTGTTCCGGCCCGGCGTGGGGCCGGCCGTGCCCGCACCCGCGCCAGCCGAGACGCAGGCGCAGCCGGTCCGCGACCGGCCCCCGGCCGATCGCTGGCTGGCGTTCCTCACCGGACAGGGGGTTCATCCCAAGCTCGCCGTCAGCACGCCAGGCGACGCGGACGAGCGCGAGGCCGATGCCCTGGCCGATCGGGTCATGCGCATGACCGCGCCCGCGCCCGGGCCGCTGCCGGTCTCGGCCACAAATGGCGCCGCGCTCGCCCGCGCCTGCTGCGCGAGTTGCGAAGCGGATGACGACGAAACACCGATCGCCCGCAAGGCAGCGGACGGCGGCGGCGTAGCCCAGCGCTCGGCGCACAGCGCAGCGGCCGCGGTCGCCAACGGCGGCGCGCCGCTCGCGTCCGCCGAACGCGCCTTTTTCGAGCCGCGCTTCGGACACGACCTGTCGGGCGTGCGGATCCATACGGACGCGCGCGCCGCGCAGGCGGCCCGGGGGATCAACGCACTCGCCTACACGCACGGCCAGAACATCGCCTTCGCGCCCGGCCACTACCGGCCGGGCACGTCGGAGGGCCGGCGCCTGCTGGCGCACGAGCTGGCCCACACCCTCCAGCACAGCGGCGGCGCGCCGCTGCTGGGCGGGCATGCCGATACGCCCGGCGCGATGACGATCCGCCGCCAGACCGCCGACACGATCTATCGCCAGTGCCCTCCTCCGGAAATGCGCCGCGGTGGCGCGGCCGGATGCGGGATCTGCATGGGCGGCAATTTCGGCGCGATCGGCGCGATCGTCCATCAGCTGATCCAGTATCAGTTCTTCTTTGCCGATCCCACGCTGGTGCCCTCGGGGCCGGGCATGGAGCTGGTCGTCCCGACCGTTCCGGAAGGGGATACGCCCCCGTTCAACCCCGAGGTCGATCTGTCGCGGATCAGCGACTGGCATGGCCTGCGCACGATCGAGATCGCCGAGATCAAGCCGTTCGACGATGCCGGCGTCCAGATCGAGGAGGCGCGCCACAAGCTGGACGACTATGGCCGCGAACTGCGCGAAGGCGGCTTGTTCGATGACGTGCGGCTGCTCGAAGCGCCTCCGCCTGCCCCCTTCCCGCTTGCCGAGCCGACGCGTCCGCCTGGCTGCCCGCCGCAGATGATCCATGTCTGCCAGATCGAGCCCGGCATCTATCAATATTATTGCAGCCCCTCATGGGCAGAGGCGCAGCGCAACCCGGCTTGCCGTTGCGGCCGGCGCGAACGCCGCGAGCGTGAGCGTGAACGGGTGCGCGACCGGGTTCGCGAGCCCTATGACGTGCCGATCGCGCCGCCAGTCGGCGTCCCCGATGCCCCGGGCGTGCCCGAAGGCCACCGGCCGCCGGTCGGCGTGCCCGACACGCCGATCCCCGTGAACCCGCCCGTCGTCGTCCCGGCGCCGCCCGTCACGGTGCCCGAAGGCCCCGTCTCGGTACCTGAGGGTCCGGTCGAGGTGCCAGAAGGCCCGGTTTCGGTGCCCGAGGGCCCGGTCGAAGTGCCGGAGGGACCGGTCTCCGTTCCCGACGGGCCGATCTGGCTGCCGGGCTGGGATGGCGAGCCGGCCAACGACAATGTCGAGGCCGGCGACGAGGGCATGCAGGAAGCGGCGCGGGTCGCGCTGGCCGCAACGGCTGCAGCCGCGGCCTTGTGGGCGATACGCCGGCTTGGCGGGGCGGCCGCGCGCCGATTCCTCGCACCGCTCGAGGCGGCCGCGCTCGCGGCGCTGGTGATCTTCTATTCCGACCGTGCCGAGGCCGGTGTCGGCCCCGGGGATTCACCCCTCGAATCGCTGTTCGACGCGATGGAGCAGGACGGCATCCCGATCGACGACGAGATGCGCGCGCGGATCGAAGCCGATCCGGCGCTCAGGGACGCGCTCGAGAACGCCGCGCGCTCCGGCGACCTGACCGAGGCGCAGCGCGCGATCGCGCAGCGGACGATGGAGATCATCGCGGAGAATCCCGACGCGTTCTCCGACGAGGACCTGCGCATCCTGGCCGAAGGCATGGAGGCCGCGACCAACAGCGACCCCGCGACCCAGCCCACCGTCGAAAGCTTGCGCCGTGCGATCGAGGCGCGCCGTCGCGGCGAACCGATCGGGCCGATCATCGACCAGGGCCTGCAGGATGCCCGCGAAGGCGTGTCGCGCGCGCCGGAGGCCGAGCCGGATCCGGCGAGCAGCGAGGCCGAGGGCGGCGTCTCCGAGCCGGTGCCGGAGCCGGCACCCGAAACGCCCGCGGAGCCGCTGCCGATCCCGCAGGAGTATCGCGACCGGCTCGCCGCCACGCCCGAGCGCGAGCGGCTGTTCCGCGAGATGACCGCGCATCATGACGGCCTGCCGCTGACCGACGCGATGATCGAGCGCTTCCTCGCCACCGTGCCCGAGGACCTGACCGCCGAGCAGGCCGACGCGCTGATCGACCGGGTGGTCGCGGCGCTCGACGCCACCGAGGACGAGATCTTCGCGCAGCTCGAGCAAGCCGTCGCCGAGGTCCGCGCCGCAACGCCGGACGAGCCGGGCGAGGTCATCGAGGCCCCCGCGCCTGGACCTGTGCCGGAGGCCCCCGCCCCCGAGGAACCCGCGCCGGTACCCGCCGAAACCGCTCCGGCCGAACCGGACGCCGCGCCCGCGCCGCGCGGGCTGACCGAGGCGCAGCTGACCCGGCTCCGGGAATTCATCGCCGGAAACCCCCGTCCGGGCCGGATCAGCCCTCTGCCCTCCGCCGAGAACCGTGTGCCGCACCATCGCTTCACGCGACTGGTCGCGATGGCGGCCGGCGACGGCACCCTGGTGGCCGGCTTCATGACCATGCGGATCACGACCGTGCGCAGCGTCAACGATTTCGATGTGATCATGAGCCCGACGGTCTTCTACCGCGCCGACGGGCGGCGGCGCGGCATCTGGCCGCCGACTCCGACCAGCACCGACATCCAGGGCGAATAG